Proteins encoded together in one Camelina sativa cultivar DH55 chromosome 9, Cs, whole genome shotgun sequence window:
- the LOC104710793 gene encoding uncharacterized protein LOC104710793 — translation MEQFEADPYYADQKKARKLQAWREAIADGDFGMPRICPCGKRIVNEISPTETEKKRWFTCVKYKDDGLHRRKNWADAIEEETQTLRKDVDNHWERLKEFEPHHTKIYNLQMELKEKSDEIAKLKEELALLTTRVDLLDRLCFD, via the exons ATGGAACAATTTGAGGCCGACCCATACTATGCTGATCAGAAGAAGGCGAGGAAGTTACAAGCATGGCGAGAAGCCATAGCCGATGGTGATTTTGGCATGCCTCGAATTTGCCCATGTGGCAAACGAATCGTCAATGAGATCTCtccaacagaaacagagaaaaagagatggtttacTTGCGTTAAGTATAAG GATGATGGATTGCACAGGCGGAAAAATTGGGCTgatgcaattgaagaagaaacccaaacCTTAAGGAAAGATGTTGATAACCAttgggagagattgaaggaatTTGAACCCCATCATACTAAGATCTATAATTTGCAGATGGAGCTTAAGGAGAAGAGTGACGAGATTGCCAAACTAAAGGAGGAGTTGGCGTTGCTTACCACTCGAGTCGATCTCCTGGATAGGTTGTGTTTCGATTGA
- the LOC104715138 gene encoding uncharacterized protein LOC104715138, with translation MKGYARNVNKDVVAWRFMECSRFYTVAEFNIAYASFTTRYPSAAKYLEESTQKERWARCVFPGDRYNLDTSNCVESLNSVFKDARRYSLIPMLDAILKKFSEWFNEHRKDAVSGSVANKLVPLVENYLHDLWATAEKLKVIELNGFELEYNVIDSDGKPYLVKLRLRSCSCRFFDIQKYPCVHALASFITYQKYGGKDFELHELCSKYYWTELWAIAYCRTIYLVPDKSRWDVLDDVQDMEIIPPNRKIRGGRKKTKRYASAGEKRPKTRPRTQNKRRRRQGLQWLLFGDNVHV, from the coding sequence atGAAAGGTTATGCTCGTAACGTGAACAAAGACGTTGTTGCATGGAGATTCATGGAGTGTAGTAGGTTTTACACAGTGGCTGAGTTCAACATTGCTTACGCATCTTTTACGACAAGATATCCTTCTGCTGCCAAGTATCTTGAAGAATCTACCCAGAAAGAAAGATGGGCACGATGTGTTTttccaggagatagatacaacctAGACACAAGCAACTGTGTTGAATCGTTGAACAGTGTATTCAAAGATGCAAGGAGGTACTCCTTGATACCCATGCTTGAtgcaatacttaaaaaattCTCTGAATGGTTTAATGAACATCGAAAAGATGCTGTGTCTGGATCAGTCGCAAATAAATTGGTGCCTTTAGTGGAGAACTACTTACATGATTTATGGGCAACTGCTGAGAAACTAAAGGTGATAGAGCTAAATGGTTTCGAGCTTGAATACAATGTCATTGACAGTGACGGAAAGCCTTATTTGGTGAAGTTGCGATTGAGAAGTTGCAGTTGTAGGTTTTTCGATATACAAAAGTATCCTTGTGTGCATGCATTGGCGTCTTTCATTACATACCAAAAATATGGAGGTAAGGATTTCGAGTTACATGAGTTGTGTTCTAAGTATTATTGGACGGAGCTGTGGGCAATTGCATATTGCAGGACAATTTATTTAGTACCTGATAAGTCTCGATGGGATGTCCTAGATGACGTCCAAGATATGGAGATCATACCTCCGAATCGGAAAATAAGagggggaagaaagaaaacaaaaaggtatgcaTCTGCTGGGGAAAAACGACCAAAAACTCGACCTAGGACGCAGAATAAAAGGCGCCGGAGACAAGGACTCCAATGGTTGTTATTTGGAGATAATGTTCATGTTTGA